CAAATGTCGGCCACCATTTGCTGTTCACTTGGGTCAAAATGGCCATCCGCATATCCGATTGCAATGCAATAACGTGCAACGAGACGGGCGATTTCCGGTTTTGTCCGAATCCTGCCAAGAGCACGAAATGCCTCAGCTTTACCCATCATTCGGTCGCTTTCAATTTTGGATATAAATAAGTTGAATTTTTGAATGACTTTATTGGTATCGAATACGCGTAGTTCTTCACTTTGGTTGACGAACTCCATCATTTTCTGGCGCTCGGAGGCATCGAGATAACCGTCAGCCATGGCTACTAATGCACAAGCGGCAACGACTGCGTCCAGAACGTCCTGGCTTTTATAACGGTTAAATATTTCTTGTGCCCTTCTTTTTTGATTATTAGCCCATTCTGCATAATCCGTTTGTGAAGGTGACCACGTACTACCGCAATTATTACATGCAAATTTCAATTGATTTTGTCCGATAAAACCGCCCAGCAATCCAACAGGTCCAAGAATTAACCCGCCAATTGCCGCTTTTCCTAACCCGAACCCTTTTTTGCCTGTCCGGACATTGGAAGAATGACAGCGTGGGCAAATAATTTCATCTCCTCCATAGGTGTTCCTGCTATTATATGGAGCAGGAGAAGTCTGTGACGGATAACCGTAGGCCGGTTGTTGCAAGGAAGAAGAGCCTTGAGGAAAACTTGGTTCCCTGTAAGAACTTTGCCTTTGACTATAAGGGTCAAAAGCTCCATAGTTTTGCTCATATGGATGGGGGTTTTGTTGGATGGATGTCCCCGATGGTCCGGTATTAAACAAATGTTGATTCTGCTGGAAACTGGCTGACATTTGTTGGCTTACCGGTGGATCATCTACAGTGACCCCAAAGTTTCCGCATAGTGCTGACAAGCCCCCTTGAAAACCACTTCCAATGGCATTAAATTTCCATTCACCATTATGGCGGTATAGCTCCGCAGCCACAATGGCAGTTTCCACTGTAAAATCACGTCCCAAATTAAATCGTATTAGTTCATCGTTTGTTTGTTCATTAAATATTCGGACATAAGCATCAGAAATTTGCCCGAAATTTTGCCGTTTAGCTTGGGCATCGTGTATGGTAATCGTAAAAGCAATACGGTGAATAGGTGCTGGAACATTGTTTAAATTAATACGAATTTGCTCACAATCCTGTACACCCGAACCAATGCGGTTATCACCGCTATACACGATCGACCCATTACCTCCAGAAGGATTATTGTAAAAAACGAAATCTAGGTCATTTTGGACTTTTCCTGAAGTACCTAATAAAAAAGCAGAAGCATCCAAATCAAAATTGGAACCTAAATTGCTAATATTCCATCCTAGGCCCACAACCACATGCTGCAGACCTGGATATGATTTAGTTAAATCTACCTTTTGACCTTTGCTTAGTGTTACACCCAACTTCTTCACCCCTCATCTATTTTGTTTTAAATAGTTAAATCCTATTTATGACTGGTAAATCGTTTTATCATTCTATTTAAGCCATCAATATGTATCGTAAAAATTCAAAAATGGCATTTAATAGAAACAAGCATTAAATCTATATACGTTACAAAATTAAAAAGGTTTCACGTTCAAACAGAAGAAGATCCTTTAAAAAATAAACACTCAATAGAGTAATATAACGGACAGATTTAAAGTAATTTTTATAAAGATTTGATCTCCTAAAGGCGATCAAATATGAATAGGTCTAAAAAGGGGATGGAACTGTGAAAATAGTAAAGCCAAATCGTCTTCAGAAAGGTGATACGGTCGGTGTTATTGCGCCTGCCAGCCCTCCCGACAAAGAAAACCTTGAAAGAGGGATTCGGTTTTTAACTGAATTGGGTTTGAATGTAAAAATAGGTAAATATATAGGGGGAAAACTTGGCTATTTAGCAGGAGAGGATCAGGAAAGGCTGGAAGATTTCCATGAGATGTTTTTAGACAAAGAAATAAAGGCCATCTTTTGTGCTTGCGGTGGCTACGGAACCGGAAGGATCGCAGCCAGTATCGATTATCAAATCGTTAGAAACAATCCTAAAATATTCTGGGGTTACAGTGATATTACATTTTTACATACCGCTATACGTCAACAAACAGGACTAGTAACTTTCCATGGCCCAATGCTCGGTTCTGATATTGGGAAAGAGGATACACACCCAATGTCAAAAGAGGGGTTTCGACAATTGTTTCATCAAATGAACTTTACTTACACGGAGCAGAACTCGCAACTTGACGTGCTAATAGAGGGTAGGGCAACTGGCGACATTATTGGTGGGAATTTGTCGCTATTAATAAGTACGCTTGGAACCAAATTTGAAATACAAACAAAAAACAGAATCTTATTCATAGAAGATATTCATGAAGAGCCCCGTTCAGTTGATAGGATGCTTAACCAGCTTTATATGTCTGGTAAACTGGAAGATTCCAATGGAATGGTGATTGGTGACTTCTGTGAATGCAGCCCGAAACGTGAGCCATCCTTATCCATTGATGATGTCATCAGCCATTATGTTTCATTAGCTAACAAACCAGCTTTAAAAGGATTTCAAATCGGTCATTGTAATCCAAATATTGCAATACCTTTCGGGGTAAGAGCGGAACTCAATACATTTGAAAAAAAATTAACGGTTGACAGCGGGGTAATATAAGAGAAATTAGCGATGCTTTTTCAAGTACGATTTAATAGAAAATGGGAGAGAAAAGGGTCGGAAAATGGA
Above is a genomic segment from Neobacillus endophyticus containing:
- a CDS encoding TerD family protein; this encodes MGVTLSKGQKVDLTKSYPGLQHVVVGLGWNISNLGSNFDLDASAFLLGTSGKVQNDLDFVFYNNPSGGNGSIVYSGDNRIGSGVQDCEQIRINLNNVPAPIHRIAFTITIHDAQAKRQNFGQISDAYVRIFNEQTNDELIRFNLGRDFTVETAIVAAELYRHNGEWKFNAIGSGFQGGLSALCGNFGVTVDDPPVSQQMSASFQQNQHLFNTGPSGTSIQQNPHPYEQNYGAFDPYSQRQSSYREPSFPQGSSSLQQPAYGYPSQTSPAPYNSRNTYGGDEIICPRCHSSNVRTGKKGFGLGKAAIGGLILGPVGLLGGFIGQNQLKFACNNCGSTWSPSQTDYAEWANNQKRRAQEIFNRYKSQDVLDAVVAACALVAMADGYLDASERQKMMEFVNQSEELRVFDTNKVIQKFNLFISKIESDRMMGKAEAFRALGRIRTKPEIARLVARYCIAIGYADGHFDPSEQQMVADICRELGLNPAEFLA
- a CDS encoding S66 peptidase family protein — encoded protein: MVKPNRLQKGDTVGVIAPASPPDKENLERGIRFLTELGLNVKIGKYIGGKLGYLAGEDQERLEDFHEMFLDKEIKAIFCACGGYGTGRIAASIDYQIVRNNPKIFWGYSDITFLHTAIRQQTGLVTFHGPMLGSDIGKEDTHPMSKEGFRQLFHQMNFTYTEQNSQLDVLIEGRATGDIIGGNLSLLISTLGTKFEIQTKNRILFIEDIHEEPRSVDRMLNQLYMSGKLEDSNGMVIGDFCECSPKREPSLSIDDVISHYVSLANKPALKGFQIGHCNPNIAIPFGVRAELNTFEKKLTVDSGVI